Proteins from a genomic interval of Hyalangium ruber:
- a CDS encoding YeeE/YedE family protein, with protein sequence MMTFPMHPFITALIGGALIGLSASLLLLFNGRIAGISGIAGGLLSTPNRSEWAWRLAFLCGLLGGGLLLRAFWPHVLGAPIVSGAAWVVASGLLVGFGTRLANGCTSGHGVCGISRGAPRSLVATLTFMATGAITVFLVRHVLGGAP encoded by the coding sequence ATGATGACCTTCCCCATGCACCCCTTCATCACCGCCCTCATCGGGGGCGCGCTCATTGGCCTGAGCGCCTCGCTCCTTCTGCTCTTCAACGGCCGCATCGCCGGCATCAGCGGAATCGCGGGAGGACTCCTCTCCACTCCCAACCGGAGCGAGTGGGCCTGGCGGCTCGCCTTCCTGTGCGGACTGCTGGGAGGAGGGCTGCTGCTCCGGGCCTTCTGGCCTCATGTGCTGGGGGCGCCCATCGTGTCCGGAGCGGCCTGGGTGGTGGCCTCCGGGCTCCTGGTGGGATTCGGCACGCGGCTGGCCAACGGCTGCACCAGCGGGCATGGCGTGTGCGGTATCTCCCGGGGCGCCCCACGCTCCCTCGTGGCCACCCTCACCTTCATGGCCACCGGCGCCATCACCGTCTTCCTCGTCCGCCATGTCCTCGGCGGTGCGCCATGA
- a CDS encoding rhodanese-like domain-containing protein, which yields MHSERILSVAPAGLEDLPASVRRIDVREPSEFAGLLGRLPRTELIPLASLPAAAESWARTSPLLLICRSGARSLKAAQLLTTSGFTTLYNLEGGMLAVREAGFTVEGPSQPMHTSPGQIREALCAALRELYPSPPPYESLFTDHTSASHPNRQEFLGALERLRARAHADRLEAHAIDTHMRHLRDLVALLQEQQAWVP from the coding sequence ATGCATTCGGAACGCATCCTCTCCGTGGCTCCCGCTGGCCTGGAGGATCTGCCAGCTTCCGTGCGTCGCATCGACGTGCGCGAGCCCTCTGAGTTCGCGGGGCTCCTCGGCCGCCTCCCGCGCACCGAGTTGATTCCCCTCGCCAGCCTCCCAGCGGCCGCCGAGTCCTGGGCGCGCACCTCACCACTCCTCCTCATCTGCCGATCGGGAGCGCGCTCCTTGAAAGCAGCGCAACTGCTGACGACCAGCGGCTTCACCACGCTCTACAACCTGGAGGGTGGAATGCTCGCGGTGCGCGAAGCGGGCTTCACGGTAGAGGGGCCGTCCCAGCCCATGCACACGAGCCCTGGACAGATTCGGGAGGCCTTGTGTGCCGCGCTGCGAGAACTCTACCCCTCGCCTCCCCCGTATGAGTCGCTGTTCACGGACCACACCTCAGCCTCCCACCCGAACCGTCAGGAATTCCTCGGCGCCCTAGAACGACTGCGAGCGCGGGCCCACGCGGACAGGCTGGAGGCCCATGCCATCGACACGCACATGCGGCATCTGAGGGATCTGGTGGCGCTCCTCCAGGAACAGCAGGCGTGGGTGCCATGA
- a CDS encoding sulfite exporter TauE/SafE family protein has product MTTLLLGAALMLVAGLSLGLLGGGGSILTVPILVYVLGMEPRSAIATSLVVVGVTSATGMLSHARAGRLEWRVGLLFGAAGMVGAAVGGRVGKFVPPALLLVAFAGMVLATAIALLRYHPAPVSLPMGSARQRLFVVLRNGFGVGLLTGLVGAGGGFMVVPALVLFGGLSMPRAVATSLLVITLNSASGLFSATQSGAPVDWVLAGGMSGTAIAGSLVGARLGRGLSPEGLRTGFALFIAALGVFILTRELATLVHVTSGRAALAGGLSAGALILVSAPLLRRRWVREQPSP; this is encoded by the coding sequence ATGACGACGCTGCTGCTCGGTGCCGCCCTCATGCTGGTGGCGGGGCTCTCGCTGGGGCTGCTCGGCGGCGGCGGCTCCATCCTGACGGTGCCCATCCTCGTGTACGTGCTCGGCATGGAGCCACGGAGCGCCATCGCCACCTCCCTGGTGGTCGTCGGGGTGACGAGCGCGACGGGCATGCTCTCGCATGCGCGGGCGGGTCGTTTGGAATGGCGGGTGGGCCTCCTCTTCGGCGCGGCGGGAATGGTGGGAGCGGCGGTCGGCGGTCGCGTCGGGAAGTTCGTTCCCCCGGCGCTGCTGCTCGTCGCCTTCGCGGGCATGGTGCTCGCCACGGCCATCGCCCTGTTGCGCTACCACCCGGCTCCGGTCTCCCTTCCCATGGGGTCCGCGCGGCAGCGCTTGTTCGTGGTGCTCCGCAACGGCTTCGGCGTGGGCCTCCTGACCGGCCTGGTCGGCGCGGGCGGAGGCTTCATGGTGGTGCCCGCCCTGGTGCTCTTTGGCGGACTCTCCATGCCGCGAGCAGTGGCCACCTCGCTCCTCGTCATCACGCTCAACTCGGCCTCGGGGCTCTTCAGCGCCACCCAGTCCGGCGCGCCCGTGGACTGGGTGCTGGCCGGGGGCATGTCGGGGACCGCCATCGCCGGCTCGCTCGTGGGAGCCCGGCTGGGTCGTGGCCTCTCCCCCGAAGGGCTGCGCACCGGCTTTGCGCTCTTCATCGCGGCGCTCGGTGTCTTCATCCTCACCCGCGAGCTCGCTACGCTCGTCCATGTCACCTCCGGGAGGGCTGCCCTGGCGGGTGGCCTCTCCGCCGGAGCGCTTATCCTGGTCAGCGCTCCCCTCTTGAGGAGACGCTGGGTACGCGAGCAGCCTTCTCCATGA
- a CDS encoding DUF6691 family protein has translation MSTWVTAAVAGLLFSLGLGMGGMTDPARVQGFLDFTGAWDPTLAFVMGGALAVHAPFSWLIRRRSAPVLAPAFPELSKTRVDGRLLLGASLFGMGWGLSGYCPGPALTSLVTGGGMVALFVLSMLGGMWLFDSLSNSSGRAKKRQTTERVGEPTREAA, from the coding sequence ATGAGCACGTGGGTCACGGCGGCGGTGGCAGGGCTCCTCTTCTCGCTCGGCCTGGGTATGGGAGGCATGACGGATCCAGCCCGAGTCCAAGGCTTCCTGGACTTCACGGGCGCCTGGGATCCCACCCTTGCCTTCGTGATGGGCGGCGCGCTCGCGGTCCATGCTCCCTTCTCCTGGCTCATCCGCCGCCGGAGCGCTCCGGTGCTGGCCCCTGCCTTCCCCGAGTTGTCGAAGACACGGGTGGACGGGCGGCTCCTCCTCGGGGCCTCGCTGTTCGGCATGGGCTGGGGACTCTCCGGCTACTGTCCGGGCCCGGCCCTGACCTCTCTCGTCACGGGAGGCGGAATGGTGGCCCTCTTCGTCCTCTCCATGTTGGGAGGCATGTGGCTCTTCGACAGCCTCTCCAACTCCTCCGGCAGGGCGAAGAAGAGACAGACTACCGAGCGCGTCGGCGAGCCCACACGGGAAGCAGCATGA
- a CDS encoding sigma-54 interaction domain-containing protein, whose amino-acid sequence MKSGARLLPEEVLRHSLRALELFAGPTVLLDAQARVLALGTEAQALTENRLSPGQRLHEGFAKTAENELQAALRSPREAVVSLAGPTASPRTRALRVRATPLAEEGRSTGWAVHLSPCHVDPNSREELFHGLWTQDLRMRRLFRIIEKAARTEANVLVRGESGTGKERVATALHALSSRARGPFRAINCAALSPSLLESELFGHVRGAFTGAVRDSPGHFRLAQGGTLFLDEVAELSPELQAKLLRVLETRTIIPVGGREPISVDVRIVAATHRALRQEVEQGRFRADLMYRLRVVPIFLPALRERPGDILPLAERFLAELNARGSHPVLRISAQARRQLQEYAWPGNVRELRNVMEYAHVMSEGPTLTEAELPPEFNEQARPARLRRSLASPAPTAVQPRDLHLEDIHRALEQTQGNRVRAASLLGISRVTLWRRLREGQGAKAR is encoded by the coding sequence ATGAAGAGCGGTGCCAGGCTCCTGCCTGAAGAAGTGCTGAGGCACTCGCTGAGGGCCCTGGAGCTGTTCGCCGGTCCCACCGTGCTGCTCGATGCGCAAGCCCGGGTGCTCGCGCTGGGAACCGAGGCACAGGCCCTGACCGAGAACCGCCTGAGCCCTGGGCAGCGACTCCATGAGGGCTTCGCCAAGACGGCGGAGAATGAACTTCAGGCGGCGCTGCGCTCGCCACGCGAGGCGGTGGTCTCGCTGGCGGGCCCCACGGCCAGCCCGAGGACACGGGCGCTCCGGGTGCGCGCCACGCCCTTGGCGGAAGAAGGTCGGAGCACGGGCTGGGCCGTTCACCTGTCCCCCTGCCACGTGGACCCCAACAGCCGCGAGGAACTCTTCCACGGCCTGTGGACACAGGACCTGCGGATGCGGCGGCTCTTCCGCATCATCGAGAAGGCCGCGCGGACGGAGGCCAATGTCCTGGTCCGAGGCGAGAGCGGCACCGGCAAGGAGCGGGTCGCCACCGCCCTGCACGCCCTCTCGTCCCGAGCCCGAGGCCCCTTCCGGGCCATCAACTGCGCGGCGCTCTCCCCCAGCCTTCTGGAGAGCGAGCTGTTCGGTCATGTGCGCGGTGCCTTCACGGGGGCCGTACGCGACAGCCCGGGTCACTTCCGCCTGGCCCAGGGAGGCACGCTCTTCCTGGACGAGGTGGCGGAGCTGTCTCCGGAGCTGCAGGCCAAGCTGCTGCGCGTGCTGGAGACTCGCACCATCATCCCCGTGGGCGGGCGCGAGCCCATCTCGGTGGACGTGCGCATCGTGGCCGCCACCCACCGCGCCCTGCGCCAGGAGGTGGAGCAAGGCCGCTTCCGCGCGGACCTCATGTACCGGCTGCGCGTGGTCCCCATCTTCCTGCCGGCCTTGCGCGAGCGCCCGGGCGACATCCTCCCGCTGGCCGAGCGCTTCCTCGCCGAGCTCAACGCCCGCGGGAGCCATCCCGTCCTGCGCATCTCCGCCCAGGCTCGGCGCCAGCTCCAGGAGTATGCCTGGCCCGGCAACGTGCGAGAGCTGCGCAACGTCATGGAGTACGCCCACGTCATGAGCGAAGGGCCCACGCTCACGGAGGCCGAGCTGCCGCCCGAGTTCAACGAGCAGGCACGCCCCGCGCGTCTACGTCGCTCCCTCGCCAGCCCTGCTCCCACCGCCGTACAGCCTCGGGACCTCCACCTGGAGGACATCCACCGGGCACTCGAGCAGACCCAGGGCAACCGTGTACGCGCCGCCTCCCTGCTGGGCATCAGCCGCGTCACCCTGTGGCGGCGACTTCGCGAAGGGCAAGGGGCCAAGGCGCGCTGA
- a CDS encoding MBL fold metallo-hydrolase, whose product MLFRQLFDPESSTYTYLVADPTTRQAALIDPVLEQLERDLTLVKELGLTLTHVLETHVHADHVTASGQLREHTGCQVVASQGGASCADRHVRHGERVKVGELSFQVLSTPGHTDDSVSYLLGDRVFTGDALMVRGTGRTDFQNGDAGQLYDSITRTLFTLADETLVYPAHDYKGRTVTTIGEEKRFNPRLAGKDRAAFIQLMDELHLPPPKKLDIAVPANRSCGLGPALPQV is encoded by the coding sequence GTGCTCTTTCGTCAGCTTTTCGATCCCGAGTCCTCGACGTACACGTATCTGGTCGCTGATCCGACGACCCGGCAAGCCGCCCTCATCGACCCCGTGCTGGAGCAGCTCGAACGGGATCTCACGTTGGTGAAGGAGCTGGGTCTGACGCTGACGCACGTGCTGGAGACGCACGTCCACGCGGACCACGTGACAGCCTCGGGGCAGCTGCGCGAGCACACGGGCTGCCAGGTGGTCGCGAGCCAGGGCGGAGCCTCCTGCGCGGACCGGCACGTTCGGCACGGCGAGAGGGTGAAGGTGGGCGAGCTCTCCTTCCAGGTGCTCTCCACGCCAGGCCATACGGACGACAGCGTGAGCTACCTGCTGGGAGACCGTGTCTTCACGGGGGACGCGCTCATGGTGCGCGGCACTGGCCGCACCGACTTCCAGAACGGCGACGCCGGGCAGCTCTACGACTCCATCACCCGCACCCTCTTCACGCTGGCGGATGAGACGCTGGTGTACCCCGCCCACGACTACAAGGGCCGCACGGTGACAACGATCGGCGAGGAGAAGCGGTTCAACCCGCGCCTGGCCGGCAAGGACCGCGCCGCCTTCATCCAGCTCATGGACGAGCTCCACCTGCCGCCCCCGAAGAAGCTCGACATCGCGGTCCCCGCCAACCGCTCCTGTGGCCTCGGCCCGGCGCTTCCCCAGGTCTGA